Proteins found in one Rhizobium sp. NZLR1 genomic segment:
- a CDS encoding adenylate/guanylate cyclase domain-containing protein — translation MSTIESSVSSILLDRVAEWLTNSSLAGDELENIVRGFCERLASAGLPIARVHLTFSMLHPLYDALSFTWRRASGVTIEGFRMPAGQKPDRFLQSPYYYLLDNNLQHIRRRLMQEGPAEFPIFEDLRKDAITDYLAFVQPFGDGSVQGMMGSWSTDHHNGFSDDMIDALLRMQNHLAVAAKMAVLGKLANNMLTTYLGGDAGKRVLNGQIRRGDGETIRAALVMGDMRESTVYAEKEGRQAYIDTLNQFFDAIAAPFNRNGGEILSFLGDGFLAVYPCGRHKDPSKIACEAALSAVHQAQARVAELNRDREQKGLSKVGYGIGLHVGNVMFGNVGLKDRLTFSAFGSAVNEVQRLQILTKKYGREVVASQAFAGYCGGEWTTLGEEKLRGIRQKVTVLQPRAPTPEINVDESFREAVQNGLSEAEQVILLHRDAKKQVERTTMEKFIQ, via the coding sequence ATGAGCACGATCGAATCCAGCGTCTCCTCCATCCTGTTGGACCGGGTCGCCGAATGGCTGACGAACTCTTCGCTGGCCGGAGACGAGCTGGAAAACATTGTGCGCGGTTTCTGCGAACGGCTCGCCTCCGCCGGCCTGCCGATTGCGCGCGTGCATCTGACCTTTTCGATGCTGCATCCGCTCTACGACGCGCTGAGCTTCACCTGGCGGCGCGCCAGTGGCGTCACCATCGAGGGCTTCCGCATGCCGGCCGGGCAGAAGCCGGACCGCTTCCTGCAGAGCCCTTATTATTACCTGCTCGACAACAATCTGCAGCACATCCGCCGCCGGCTGATGCAGGAAGGGCCGGCCGAATTCCCGATCTTCGAGGACCTGCGCAAGGACGCTATCACCGATTACCTGGCCTTCGTGCAGCCCTTCGGCGACGGTTCGGTGCAGGGCATGATGGGCTCCTGGTCGACCGACCACCATAACGGCTTTTCCGACGACATGATCGATGCGCTGCTGAGAATGCAGAACCATCTGGCCGTCGCCGCCAAGATGGCCGTGCTCGGCAAGCTCGCCAACAACATGCTGACCACCTATCTCGGCGGCGATGCCGGTAAGCGGGTGCTGAACGGCCAGATCCGCCGCGGCGACGGCGAGACGATCCGCGCCGCCCTGGTCATGGGCGACATGCGCGAATCCACCGTGTATGCCGAAAAGGAAGGCCGCCAGGCCTATATCGACACGCTGAACCAGTTCTTCGACGCGATCGCCGCGCCGTTCAACCGCAATGGCGGCGAGATACTGAGTTTCCTCGGCGACGGCTTCCTCGCCGTCTACCCCTGCGGGCGCCACAAGGACCCGTCGAAAATCGCCTGCGAGGCAGCACTTTCCGCCGTCCATCAAGCGCAGGCGCGGGTTGCCGAACTCAACAGGGATCGCGAGCAGAAAGGCCTCAGCAAGGTCGGCTACGGCATCGGCCTGCACGTCGGCAACGTCATGTTCGGCAATGTCGGCCTCAAGGATCGGCTGACCTTCTCGGCCTTCGGCTCGGCGGTCAACGAGGTGCAGCGCCTGCAGATCCTGACGAAGAAATACGGCCGCGAGGTCGTCGCCAGCCAGGCCTTCGCCGGTTATTGCGGCGGCGAATGGACGACGCTCGGCGAAGAAAAGCTGCGCGGCATCCGCCAGAAGGTGACGGTGCTGCAGCCGCGTGCGCCCACCCCCGAGATCAACGTCGACGAGAGCTTCCGCGAGGCCGTCCAGAACGGACTTTCAGAAGCCGAGCAGGTCATTCTCCTGCACCGTGACGCGAAGAAACAAGTCGAGCGCACAACCATGGAGAAGTTCATCCAGTAA
- a CDS encoding nucleotide sugar dehydrogenase: MALSTFDTLLQKIDTRAARAGIIGLGYVGLPLAMAVARSGFAVTGFDIDPSKMVALDARRSYIDAVSDAALATEIKAGRFEATTDFAGLAACDVIIICVPTPLTKHRDPDLSFVEATSRSIAAHLRPGQLVVLESTTYPGTTDDIVKVILEGTGLKSGSDFFVGFSPEREDPGNQNYHTATIPKVVAGDGTEALSLMKAFYGAAVSTVVPVSSNATAEAVKLTENIFRSVNIALVNELKTVYAAMGIDVWEVIDAAKTKPFGYMPFYPGPGLGGHCIPIDPFYLTWKSREYELPTRFIELAGEINSAMPRYVVGKLAEALDIRAGKALSRSKVLVIGLAYKKNVADIRESPSLRLIEIIEERGGRADYHDPFVTEIPPTREYQALKGRQSVALTPEAVAGYDAVLVATDHDSVDYATLAKSAALIIDTRNVFNRLGLSAGHIIKA, from the coding sequence TTGGCTCTCTCCACCTTCGATACGCTTTTGCAGAAGATCGACACCCGCGCGGCGCGTGCCGGCATCATCGGGCTCGGTTATGTCGGCCTGCCGCTGGCGATGGCGGTGGCGCGCAGCGGCTTTGCGGTCACCGGCTTCGACATCGATCCCTCCAAGATGGTGGCGCTCGATGCCCGCCGCTCCTATATCGACGCGGTCAGCGACGCAGCGCTTGCCACCGAGATCAAAGCAGGACGCTTCGAGGCGACGACCGATTTCGCCGGGCTTGCCGCCTGCGACGTCATCATCATCTGCGTGCCGACGCCGCTGACCAAACACCGCGATCCCGACCTTTCCTTCGTCGAGGCGACGTCGCGCTCGATCGCCGCGCATCTGCGCCCCGGCCAGCTCGTCGTGCTGGAATCGACCACCTATCCCGGCACGACCGATGATATCGTCAAGGTCATTCTCGAAGGCACCGGGCTGAAGTCCGGTTCGGACTTCTTCGTCGGCTTCTCGCCGGAGCGGGAGGATCCCGGCAACCAGAATTATCATACCGCCACCATCCCGAAGGTCGTCGCCGGCGACGGCACTGAGGCGCTGTCCTTGATGAAGGCCTTCTACGGTGCGGCGGTCTCGACCGTCGTTCCGGTCTCCTCGAACGCGACGGCCGAGGCGGTGAAGCTTACCGAAAACATCTTCCGCTCGGTCAACATCGCCCTCGTCAACGAGCTGAAGACCGTCTATGCGGCGATGGGCATCGATGTCTGGGAAGTGATCGACGCGGCCAAGACCAAGCCCTTCGGCTATATGCCCTTCTATCCTGGCCCCGGCCTCGGCGGCCATTGCATCCCGATCGATCCCTTCTACCTCACCTGGAAATCGCGCGAATACGAGCTGCCCACCCGCTTCATCGAGCTCGCCGGCGAGATCAATTCGGCAATGCCGCGTTATGTCGTCGGCAAGCTTGCCGAAGCCCTCGACATCCGCGCCGGCAAGGCGCTGAGCCGCAGCAAGGTGCTGGTGATCGGGCTCGCCTACAAGAAGAACGTTGCCGATATCCGCGAGAGCCCATCGCTGCGGCTGATCGAGATCATTGAGGAACGCGGCGGACGGGCCGATTATCACGATCCCTTCGTCACCGAGATCCCGCCGACACGCGAATACCAGGCGCTGAAGGGCCGCCAATCGGTGGCGCTGACGCCGGAAGCGGTCGCCGGTTACGATGCGGTGCTGGTCGCGACCGACCATGACAGCGTGGATTATGCGACGCTCGCAAAAAGTGCTGCGCTGATCATCGACACGCGCAACGTCTTCAACCGGCTCGGGCTTTCTGCCGGTCACATCATCAAGGCGTGA
- a CDS encoding DUF3095 domain-containing protein, producing MKTVTDEEFFAAVPLFSVFEGVTDAANYRPLPDGWVLALADIVGSTQAIAGGRYKDVNMAGASVISAVLNAVGKGDYPFVFGGDGALIALPGSLEQAARDALAAVQVWVEEDLSLMLRIAIVPVADTRAEGLDVRVARYSASPHVTYAMFWGGGTSWAERQMKLGRYAVDRAAPETRPDLTGLSCRWSPIDAQNGEIVSIIAVPGEGRPGEEFRELVNGIVAITTEQNRDSHPVPAGGPNFAFSLHGINREAKATAPAGRRLRQKLFIFLQLAVTVLFYRLGIPLGRFDARRYKSDVAGNSDFRKFDDGLKMTVDVDAEHLKRIETLLEAARARGIARYGLHRQASALMTCFVPTPISRDHMHFIDGASGGYAVAASRMTGKSLSATPPVI from the coding sequence ATGAAAACCGTGACCGACGAAGAATTCTTTGCCGCCGTGCCGCTGTTCAGCGTCTTCGAGGGCGTGACCGATGCCGCCAATTATCGGCCGCTGCCGGACGGATGGGTGCTGGCGCTCGCCGACATCGTCGGCTCGACGCAGGCAATCGCCGGCGGCCGTTACAAGGACGTCAACATGGCGGGCGCCAGCGTCATTTCGGCGGTGTTGAATGCCGTCGGCAAGGGCGATTATCCCTTCGTCTTCGGCGGCGACGGTGCGCTGATCGCGCTTCCGGGTTCGCTGGAGCAGGCGGCGCGCGATGCCCTTGCCGCGGTGCAGGTCTGGGTCGAGGAAGATCTCAGCCTGATGCTGCGCATCGCCATCGTTCCCGTCGCCGACACCCGCGCCGAGGGTCTCGACGTCCGCGTCGCACGTTACTCGGCAAGCCCGCACGTCACCTATGCGATGTTCTGGGGCGGTGGCACCAGCTGGGCGGAAAGACAGATGAAGCTCGGCCGTTACGCCGTCGACCGCGCCGCCCCGGAAACCCGCCCAGATCTCACCGGCCTCTCCTGCCGCTGGAGCCCGATCGATGCGCAAAACGGCGAGATCGTCTCGATCATCGCGGTTCCCGGCGAAGGCCGCCCGGGCGAAGAATTCCGCGAGCTCGTCAACGGTATCGTCGCCATCACCACCGAACAGAACCGCGATAGCCATCCGGTGCCGGCCGGCGGCCCAAACTTCGCCTTTTCGCTGCACGGCATCAATCGCGAGGCCAAGGCCACCGCGCCGGCCGGTCGGCGGTTGCGGCAGAAGCTCTTCATCTTCCTGCAGCTCGCCGTTACCGTATTGTTCTACAGGCTCGGCATTCCGCTCGGCCGCTTCGACGCGCGCCGCTACAAAAGCGACGTCGCCGGCAATTCCGATTTCCGCAAGTTCGACGACGGGCTGAAGATGACGGTCGACGTCGATGCCGAACATCTGAAACGGATCGAGACGTTGCTGGAAGCGGCGCGGGCCAGGGGCATTGCCCGCTACGGCCTGCATCGGCAGGCCTCGGCGCTGATGACCTGCTTCGTGCCGACGCCGATTTCGCGCGACCACATGCATTTCATCGACGGTGCATCAGGCGGTTATGCGGTGGCCGCCAGCCGGATGACCGGCAAGTCGCTTTCTGCAACGCCGCCCGTCATCTGA
- a CDS encoding class I SAM-dependent methyltransferase — protein MSRLDSFIRRLTAQRDILNAIIDLVGETEGPVLEFGLGNGRTYDHLRENFPGRRIVAFDWEVRSYSASTPAAEDMVTGNIRESGQAFLGIGAALAHADIGTGHDEIDAVTLTWLPQLMAGVIAPNGIAVSGLPLEHAELAALPLPEGIKEGRYFLYRRT, from the coding sequence ATGAGCCGCCTCGACAGCTTCATTCGCCGGTTGACGGCCCAACGCGACATTTTGAACGCGATCATCGATCTGGTCGGCGAAACAGAGGGTCCGGTGCTGGAATTCGGCCTCGGCAATGGCCGCACCTATGATCACCTGCGCGAGAATTTCCCCGGCCGCCGCATCGTCGCCTTCGACTGGGAGGTCCGCTCCTATTCAGCCTCGACACCCGCGGCGGAAGATATGGTGACCGGCAATATCCGCGAATCCGGCCAGGCCTTCCTCGGCATCGGCGCGGCCCTTGCCCATGCCGACATCGGCACCGGCCATGACGAGATCGACGCGGTGACGCTGACCTGGCTGCCGCAGCTGATGGCCGGCGTCATCGCCCCAAACGGCATCGCCGTCAGCGGCCTGCCGCTGGAGCATGCCGAACTGGCGGCGCTGCCGCTGCCGGAGGGAATCAAGGAAGGGCGGTATTTTCTTTATCGGAGGACATAA
- a CDS encoding DUF805 domain-containing protein: MGFTEAVRTVLTQKYATFSGRAPRSEYWWFQLFYALLALAIVILAFAAGAFSGQQGGTSSLVVVLMIIGGLLALALVLPILSLQVRRFHDRNISGWWYLAVIVLGMVPYVGTVTGLAITIISVMKGTEGPNKFGPDPLRPEARAEVFA, from the coding sequence ATGGGGTTTACTGAAGCTGTTCGGACTGTTCTGACGCAGAAATACGCAACCTTTTCCGGCAGGGCCCCCCGGTCGGAATATTGGTGGTTTCAGCTGTTCTATGCATTGTTGGCTCTCGCAATAGTAATTTTGGCCTTCGCGGCAGGCGCTTTTTCCGGTCAGCAGGGCGGAACATCTTCACTGGTGGTCGTCCTTATGATTATTGGCGGATTGTTGGCGCTTGCCCTCGTTTTGCCCATCCTATCCCTTCAGGTTCGCCGCTTCCATGATCGCAACATTTCCGGTTGGTGGTATCTCGCGGTGATCGTCTTGGGCATGGTTCCCTATGTCGGTACTGTTACCGGGCTCGCGATTACCATTATTTCCGTGATGAAGGGCACCGAAGGTCCGAACAAGTTCGGTCCGGATCCGTTGCGTCCTGAAGCGCGAGCAGAGGTCTTTGCCTAG
- a CDS encoding MoxR family ATPase: protein MDLGEFRNLIATVRGEIGKVVQGQDAIIDLVLISIFAGGHCLVEGPPGTAKTLLARSVSAAMALVYRRIQFTPDLMPGDVLGVNLFNFQTNQFHLTKGPVFTDILLADEINRAPPKTQSALLQAMNERMVTLDGTDYSLGPDFFVLATQNPIEQQGTYPLPEAQLDRFLFKLVVEFPDRDTEIAILSKHAKQALQSDMRNAGIRPLVTSATLAEGRALIDAIHLDSTILTYVVDLVRATRSDADILYGASTRAADALASAVRVRAAFEGRDYGLPDDVQALLVPALRHRIILSPSAEIDGRTPDEVLRNIMNRVDAPR from the coding sequence TTGGATCTAGGTGAATTTCGCAATCTTATCGCCACGGTTCGTGGCGAAATCGGCAAAGTGGTGCAGGGGCAGGATGCGATCATCGATCTCGTCCTGATCTCGATCTTTGCCGGCGGCCACTGTCTCGTCGAGGGCCCTCCCGGTACGGCCAAAACCCTGCTTGCGCGCTCGGTTTCCGCCGCTATGGCACTGGTCTATCGTCGCATCCAGTTCACGCCCGACCTGATGCCCGGTGATGTCCTGGGTGTTAATCTCTTCAACTTCCAGACCAATCAGTTCCACCTGACCAAGGGTCCGGTCTTTACCGATATCCTTCTCGCCGACGAGATCAATCGCGCTCCGCCGAAGACGCAATCCGCGCTCCTCCAGGCGATGAACGAGCGGATGGTCACGCTCGACGGAACCGATTATTCCCTGGGACCGGATTTCTTCGTGCTTGCCACCCAGAACCCGATCGAGCAGCAGGGCACCTATCCCCTGCCCGAAGCCCAGCTCGACCGCTTCCTGTTCAAGCTCGTCGTCGAATTTCCCGACCGAGATACGGAAATTGCCATCCTTTCCAAACACGCCAAGCAGGCGCTGCAATCGGATATGCGCAATGCCGGCATCCGCCCGCTCGTCACCAGTGCGACGCTCGCCGAGGGACGGGCGCTGATCGATGCGATCCATCTGGACAGCACGATCCTGACCTATGTCGTCGACCTGGTGCGCGCCACGCGCTCCGATGCCGATATTCTCTACGGCGCATCGACGCGCGCCGCCGACGCTCTGGCCTCGGCCGTGCGTGTGCGTGCGGCATTCGAGGGCCGGGATTACGGCTTGCCGGATGATGTTCAAGCATTGCTGGTGCCGGCGCTTCGCCACCGCATCATTCTCTCGCCTTCGGCGGAAATCGACGGCCGCACACCGGACGAGGTGCTCCGCAACATCATGAACCGCGTGGATGCGCCCCGTTAA